The Streptomyces sp. NBC_01353 genome contains a region encoding:
- a CDS encoding DUF6421 family protein, giving the protein MTEILVQDVTGGGTFTAAPVIEHPAWPELKNAVEEIRPWQSKDGSIDFETEGAPSRALAEGAVERIVTAVEQLSPLLPHDAAYHRALVADLRKWVEGGFQVPDFLDSLLAFQPAADRQDGLQHLALFPMYTQNGNPDRNLEAVVLRMVWPEWLSELERTRYDNPLFCGITFEDFTAGYDTNSAVLFPETIAVREAPERFSWGGIFCDREAARFRKVTEASVDILGIELPEDIAAMVEDQKRCEAAFVLWDMVHDRTHSHGDLPFDPFMIKQRQPFWMYGLEELRCDLTAFKEAVKLEGEGNAHGRDVQYAVLFDRMFRFPVTGDRNRNYDGLGGQLLFAYLHKHDVVRWTDNKLKIDWKRAPEVTNQLCAEIEKLYREGIDRPKLVHWFKAYELVSTYLAPHPGSKWAKGPDALDLSLPPRKLVDDVLPDEFPLSMFYEALSKKLKDVIASTKGITAANASRTEQAAA; this is encoded by the coding sequence ATGACGGAAATTCTTGTGCAGGACGTGACCGGTGGGGGGACATTCACCGCTGCCCCGGTGATCGAGCACCCTGCCTGGCCCGAGCTCAAGAATGCCGTGGAGGAGATCCGGCCCTGGCAGAGCAAGGACGGGTCCATCGACTTCGAGACCGAGGGCGCGCCGTCCCGCGCCCTCGCCGAGGGTGCGGTCGAGCGCATCGTGACCGCGGTCGAGCAGCTCTCCCCGCTGCTCCCGCACGACGCCGCGTACCACCGCGCTCTCGTCGCCGACCTGCGCAAGTGGGTCGAGGGTGGCTTCCAGGTGCCGGACTTCCTGGACTCCCTGCTGGCCTTCCAGCCGGCCGCCGACCGCCAGGACGGGCTCCAGCACCTGGCGCTCTTCCCGATGTACACGCAGAACGGCAACCCGGACCGCAACCTCGAGGCGGTCGTGCTGCGGATGGTCTGGCCGGAGTGGCTCTCCGAGCTGGAGCGCACCCGCTACGACAACCCGCTGTTCTGCGGCATCACCTTCGAGGACTTCACCGCCGGGTACGACACCAACTCGGCCGTCCTCTTCCCCGAGACCATCGCCGTGCGTGAGGCCCCCGAGCGCTTCAGCTGGGGCGGCATCTTCTGCGACCGCGAGGCCGCGCGCTTCCGCAAGGTCACCGAGGCCTCCGTCGACATCCTCGGCATCGAGCTGCCCGAGGACATCGCGGCCATGGTCGAGGACCAGAAGCGCTGCGAGGCCGCCTTCGTGCTGTGGGACATGGTCCACGACCGCACCCACAGCCACGGCGACCTGCCGTTCGACCCCTTCATGATCAAGCAGCGCCAGCCGTTCTGGATGTACGGCCTGGAGGAGCTGCGCTGCGACCTCACCGCCTTCAAGGAGGCCGTGAAGCTGGAGGGCGAGGGCAACGCCCACGGCCGTGACGTGCAGTACGCCGTGCTGTTCGACCGGATGTTCCGCTTCCCCGTCACCGGTGACCGCAACCGGAACTACGACGGTCTCGGCGGCCAGCTCCTCTTCGCGTACCTCCACAAGCACGACGTCGTGCGCTGGACCGACAACAAGCTGAAGATCGACTGGAAGCGGGCCCCCGAGGTCACCAACCAGCTCTGCGCCGAGATCGAGAAGTTGTACCGCGAGGGCATCGACCGCCCCAAGCTCGTCCACTGGTTCAAGGCGTACGAGCTCGTCTCCACCTACCTCGCCCCGCACCCGGGATCGAAGTGGGCCAAGGGTCCGGACGCCCTGGACCTCTCCCTGCCGCCCCGCAAACTTGTCGACGACGTGCTTCCGGACGAGTTTCCGCTCAGCATGTTCTATGAGGCCCTGTCCAAGAAGCTGAAGGACGTGATCGCCTCCACCAAGGGCATCACCGCCGCGAACGCTTCGCGGACCGAGCAGGCTGCCGCGTGA
- a CDS encoding SDR family oxidoreductase, with protein sequence MIGNGNGGPLEGAVIAVAGAAGPAGRATLMRLAEAGAIVVGADADPARLAEAVDAARYAHGGATVVGDTVDLFDLGAAREWADKTEKEFGRIDGLVHLVGGWRGSASFGETDLADWNFLEKLLIRTVQSTSLAFHEPLLRSDRGRYVLISAAGASKPTAGNAAYSAAKAAAEAWTLAMGDDFRKAGGDEGPKAAAAILVVKALVHDAMRAERPNAKFAGFTDVKDLADEIAGVWERPAQEVNGQRLWLTPKP encoded by the coding sequence ATGATCGGCAACGGAAACGGCGGGCCGCTGGAGGGTGCCGTCATCGCGGTCGCGGGAGCGGCCGGTCCGGCGGGACGGGCGACGCTGATGCGCCTCGCCGAAGCCGGCGCCATCGTCGTCGGTGCCGACGCCGACCCGGCCCGCCTGGCCGAGGCGGTCGACGCCGCCCGGTACGCCCACGGCGGCGCCACGGTCGTCGGCGACACGGTCGACCTGTTCGACCTGGGCGCGGCGCGGGAGTGGGCCGACAAGACGGAGAAGGAGTTCGGCCGGATCGACGGGCTCGTGCACCTCGTCGGCGGCTGGCGCGGCAGCGCCTCCTTCGGCGAGACCGACCTCGCCGACTGGAACTTCCTGGAGAAGCTCCTCATCCGCACGGTCCAGTCCACCTCGCTCGCCTTCCACGAGCCGCTGCTGCGCAGCGACCGCGGCCGCTACGTGCTGATCAGCGCCGCGGGCGCCTCGAAGCCCACCGCCGGCAACGCGGCCTACTCCGCCGCCAAGGCGGCTGCCGAGGCGTGGACGCTCGCCATGGGCGACGACTTCCGCAAGGCGGGGGGCGACGAGGGCCCCAAGGCCGCTGCTGCCATCCTGGTGGTCAAGGCACTGGTGCACGACGCCATGCGCGCCGAGCGCCCGAATGCGAAGTTCGCGGGCTTCACCGACGTCAAGGATCTGGCCGACGAGATCGCCGGCGTCTGGGAGCGACCCGCACAGGAAGTGAATGGACAGCGTCTGTGGCTGACCCCCAAGCCGTGA
- a CDS encoding low specificity L-threonine aldolase, protein MTPALPTRTDARRHHDPSVRGFASDNYAGAHPEVLAAIALANCGHQIAYGEDDYTEHLQRIMHSHFGPNAEAFPVFNGTGANVTALQALTDRWGAVICAESAHINVDEGGAPERMGGLKLLTVPTPDGKLTPELIDRQAWGWEDEHRAMPQVVSITQNTELGTVYTVDEIRAIVEHAHGKGMKVHLDGARIANAAASLNVPMRAFTNAVGVDVISYGGTKNGMLFGEAVVVLNPDAVSHMKHLRKLSMQLASKMRFVSVQLEALLAKDLWLRNASHANAMAQRLAAGVREVDGVEILHAVQANAVFARLPHEVSTRLQKRFRFYFWDEAAGDVRWMCSFDTTEDDVDAFLQALKEEMAR, encoded by the coding sequence GTGACCCCGGCTCTGCCCACCAGGACCGACGCGCGTCGTCACCACGACCCGTCGGTCCGGGGCTTCGCCAGCGACAACTACGCCGGAGCCCACCCGGAAGTGCTCGCGGCCATCGCGCTCGCCAACTGCGGTCATCAGATCGCCTACGGCGAGGACGACTACACCGAGCACCTCCAGCGGATCATGCACAGCCACTTCGGCCCGAACGCCGAGGCCTTCCCGGTCTTCAACGGCACCGGCGCGAACGTCACCGCCCTGCAGGCGCTGACCGACCGCTGGGGCGCCGTGATCTGCGCCGAGTCCGCGCACATCAACGTGGACGAGGGCGGCGCGCCGGAGCGGATGGGCGGCCTCAAGCTGCTCACCGTGCCGACCCCGGACGGCAAGCTCACGCCCGAGCTCATCGACCGGCAGGCCTGGGGCTGGGAGGACGAGCACCGGGCCATGCCGCAGGTCGTCTCGATCACCCAGAACACCGAACTGGGCACGGTCTACACCGTGGACGAGATCCGGGCCATCGTGGAGCACGCCCACGGCAAGGGCATGAAGGTGCACCTCGACGGCGCCCGGATAGCCAACGCCGCCGCCTCCCTGAACGTGCCGATGCGCGCGTTCACCAACGCGGTCGGCGTGGACGTCATCTCCTACGGCGGCACCAAGAACGGCATGCTGTTCGGTGAGGCCGTGGTCGTCCTCAACCCGGACGCGGTCAGCCACATGAAGCATCTGCGCAAGCTGTCCATGCAGCTCGCCTCCAAGATGCGCTTCGTGTCGGTCCAGTTGGAGGCGCTGCTCGCCAAGGACCTGTGGCTGCGCAACGCCTCGCACGCCAACGCGATGGCCCAGCGCCTCGCGGCCGGCGTGCGGGAGGTGGACGGGGTGGAGATCCTCCACGCGGTGCAGGCCAACGCGGTCTTCGCGCGGCTGCCGCACGAGGTCAGCACCCGGCTCCAGAAGCGCTTCCGCTTCTACTTCTGGGACGAGGCCGCCGGCGATGTGCGCTGGATGTGCTCCTTCGACACCACGGAGGACGACGTCGACGCCTTCCTCCAGGCGCTGAAGGAGGAGATGGCGCGATAG
- a CDS encoding transglutaminase domain-containing protein translates to MELIQQDPELSAYLAADEVIDHEHPVVRETAAALRALHPDVYAYARAVYAFVRDEIPHSSDTGDLRVTWRASDVLARRTGICHAKAHALAALLRAESIPTALCYQKFEVLHGLVAIRLPGTETWHRQDPRGGEPGREAEFSLEEERLAFLPDPEFNEVDYPVLYAAPHAGVLSAMRSAPDSTELLRILPTDL, encoded by the coding sequence ATGGAGCTGATCCAGCAGGACCCCGAACTCTCCGCGTACCTCGCCGCGGACGAGGTCATCGACCACGAGCACCCCGTCGTACGGGAGACCGCCGCCGCCCTGCGTGCCCTGCATCCCGACGTATACGCATACGCCCGAGCGGTGTACGCGTTCGTACGGGACGAGATTCCGCACTCGAGCGACACCGGCGACCTCCGCGTCACCTGGCGCGCCTCCGACGTCCTCGCGCGCCGCACCGGGATCTGCCACGCCAAGGCGCACGCGCTCGCCGCGCTGCTGCGCGCCGAGTCGATCCCGACGGCGCTCTGCTACCAGAAGTTCGAGGTGCTCCACGGGCTGGTCGCGATCCGGCTGCCCGGTACGGAGACCTGGCACCGACAGGATCCGCGCGGTGGCGAACCGGGCCGGGAGGCGGAGTTCTCCCTGGAGGAGGAACGCTTGGCCTTCCTGCCCGATCCGGAGTTCAATGAAGTGGACTACCCGGTGTTGTATGCTGCACCACACGCGGGAGTGCTGAGCGCCATGCGGTCGGCGCCGGACAGTACGGAACTCTTGCGGATCCTTCCGACCGACCTCTGA
- a CDS encoding phenylalanine--tRNA ligase beta subunit-related protein, translating to MPLTLTVSDEVRTLVPGFTHLAVEAHGLVNGPSDEVSSALLDDAARRLAERLDGQTPDKDPHVAAWRAAYSAFGAKPSRTRNSAEALAKRALADGGLPRINRLVDAYNAISVAHLIPVGGEDLDKIQGEMRLVRATGDEAFVTTAGGEEAVEHPEPGEVIWCDEAGVTCRRWNWRQGPRTRIDDDTVNAVFLLESLTPMTREELVAAGNELAESLEKLNPGARITVRDPE from the coding sequence ATGCCCCTCACTCTGACAGTCTCCGACGAGGTGCGCACCCTCGTGCCCGGCTTCACCCATCTCGCGGTCGAGGCCCACGGACTTGTCAACGGCCCCAGCGACGAGGTCAGTTCGGCTCTGCTCGACGACGCGGCCCGGCGCCTTGCCGAGCGGCTCGACGGGCAGACGCCGGACAAGGACCCGCACGTCGCCGCCTGGCGCGCGGCGTACTCCGCCTTCGGTGCCAAGCCCTCCCGTACCCGCAACTCCGCCGAGGCCCTGGCCAAGCGCGCGCTCGCGGACGGCGGACTGCCCCGGATCAACCGGCTCGTCGACGCCTACAACGCGATCAGCGTCGCGCACCTCATCCCGGTCGGCGGCGAGGACCTCGACAAGATCCAGGGCGAGATGCGGCTCGTTCGGGCCACCGGCGACGAGGCGTTCGTGACCACGGCGGGCGGCGAGGAGGCCGTGGAGCACCCCGAGCCGGGCGAGGTCATCTGGTGCGACGAGGCGGGCGTCACCTGTCGGCGCTGGAACTGGCGCCAGGGGCCGCGCACCCGGATCGACGACGACACCGTCAACGCGGTCTTCCTGCTGGAGTCGCTGACGCCCATGACGCGCGAGGAGCTCGTCGCCGCGGGCAACGAGCTCGCCGAGTCCCTGGAGAAGCTGAACCCCGGGGCGCGGATCACCGTCCGCGACCCGGAGTGA
- a CDS encoding lysophospholipid acyltransferase family protein, which translates to MAELVYRPVIGAALTMFKALDLKIDTQGSEHIPRTGGAVLVSNHISYLDFIFTGLAALPQKRLVRFMAKDSVFRHKMSGPLMRGMKHIPVDRSQGEHAYKHALESLRAGEIIGVFPEATISQSFTLKSFKSGAARLAQEAGVPLIPMALWGTQRVWTKGRPRNFKRSHIPVTIRVGEPMEAPADQYAGAITRRLRERCQELLEAAQRAYPVRPKDASDTWWVPAHLGGTAPTPAQVKEAG; encoded by the coding sequence ATGGCAGAACTCGTGTATCGGCCGGTCATCGGCGCCGCCCTGACCATGTTCAAGGCGCTGGACCTGAAGATCGACACGCAGGGTTCGGAGCACATCCCGCGCACGGGCGGGGCGGTGCTCGTCAGCAACCACATCAGCTATCTGGACTTCATCTTCACGGGCCTGGCCGCGCTGCCGCAGAAGCGCCTGGTGCGCTTCATGGCCAAGGACTCGGTGTTCCGGCACAAGATGTCGGGTCCCCTGATGCGCGGCATGAAGCACATCCCGGTGGACCGCTCGCAGGGCGAGCACGCCTACAAGCACGCGCTGGAGTCGCTGCGGGCCGGGGAGATCATCGGCGTCTTCCCCGAGGCGACCATCTCGCAGTCGTTCACGCTCAAGAGCTTCAAGTCGGGTGCGGCGCGACTGGCCCAGGAGGCCGGGGTCCCGCTGATCCCGATGGCGCTCTGGGGTACGCAGCGCGTCTGGACCAAGGGCCGGCCGCGGAACTTCAAGCGCAGCCACATCCCGGTCACGATCCGGGTGGGCGAGCCGATGGAGGCCCCCGCCGACCAGTACGCGGGCGCCATCACCCGGCGGCTGCGCGAGCGTTGCCAGGAGCTCCTGGAGGCCGCGCAGCGCGCCTATCCCGTACGCCCCAAGGACGCGAGCGACACCTGGTGGGTGCCCGCGCACCTCGGGGGTACGGCTCCGACTCCGGCCCAGGTCAAGGAAGCCGGCTGA
- a CDS encoding thioredoxin family protein, with product MTEEWLDADRLGVELGERATLVQFSTAFCQPCRATRRTLSEVAEMIEGVGHVEIDAEERLDLVREMGIVRTPTVLVLDRAGRIVVRAAGQPRRADVIAALGRAV from the coding sequence ATGACGGAAGAGTGGCTGGATGCGGACCGGCTCGGGGTCGAGCTGGGGGAACGCGCCACGCTCGTGCAGTTCTCCACGGCCTTCTGTCAGCCCTGCCGCGCCACGCGCCGGACCCTGTCCGAGGTGGCGGAGATGATCGAGGGCGTCGGCCATGTGGAGATCGACGCCGAGGAGCGGCTGGACCTCGTCCGTGAGATGGGGATCGTACGGACCCCGACCGTGCTCGTCCTCGACCGCGCCGGGCGCATCGTCGTCCGCGCGGCCGGACAGCCCCGCCGGGCGGACGTCATCGCCGCGCTGGGGCGCGCCGTCTGA
- a CDS encoding flavin reductase family protein, translated as MTVSPELRTIGAPRQASPDLLRSVFRRHAAGVAVITAHGEHPVGFTATSLNSVAAEPPLISFGVGTTSSSWPVLSEAEHVGVHILGEHQQELAGTFARSGADRFGRPTRWSVGPEGVPILDDVLAWLVCRVVARVPAGDHRIVIAQVVAGDPSGVGRPLLYHQGRFNALRD; from the coding sequence ATGACGGTTTCGCCCGAGCTCCGTACCATCGGCGCCCCTCGGCAGGCCTCTCCCGACCTCCTCCGCTCCGTCTTCCGCCGGCACGCCGCCGGTGTCGCGGTCATCACCGCCCACGGGGAACATCCCGTCGGCTTCACCGCCACCTCGCTCAACTCCGTCGCCGCGGAGCCTCCGCTGATCTCGTTCGGCGTGGGCACCACCTCCTCCAGCTGGCCCGTGCTCTCCGAGGCCGAGCACGTCGGCGTCCACATACTCGGCGAGCACCAGCAGGAGCTGGCCGGCACCTTCGCCCGCAGCGGGGCCGACCGGTTCGGCCGTCCGACACGATGGAGCGTGGGACCCGAGGGCGTCCCGATCCTGGACGACGTACTGGCCTGGCTGGTCTGCCGGGTGGTGGCCCGCGTCCCGGCCGGGGATCATCGGATCGTGATAGCCCAGGTCGTCGCCGGGGACCCGAGCGGGGTGGGCCGGCCGCTCCTCTATCACCAGGGACGCTTCAACGCTCTGCGTGACTGA
- a CDS encoding electron transfer flavoprotein subunit beta/FixA family protein has product MSLRIVVCVKYVPDATGDRHFADDLTVDRDDVDGLLSELDEYAVEQALQIAEEADDAEVTVLTVGPEDAKDALRKALSMGADKAVHVEDDDLHGTDVMGTSLVLAKAIEKTGYDVVIAGMASTDGTMGVLPAILAERLGVPQVTLLSEVSIEDGVVKGRRDGDTASEQLEASLPAVVSVTDQSGEARYPSFKGIMAAKKKPVESLDLDDLEIEADEVGLEGAWTAVDSAAERPARTAGTIVKDEGEGGKQLAEYLASQKFI; this is encoded by the coding sequence GTGAGCTTGAGGATCGTTGTCTGTGTGAAGTACGTGCCCGACGCCACGGGCGATCGGCACTTCGCCGATGACCTGACCGTCGACCGCGACGACGTCGACGGCCTGCTGTCGGAGCTCGACGAGTACGCGGTCGAGCAGGCGCTCCAGATCGCCGAAGAGGCCGACGACGCCGAGGTCACCGTCCTTACCGTCGGTCCCGAGGACGCCAAGGACGCGCTGCGCAAGGCGCTGTCCATGGGCGCCGACAAGGCCGTCCACGTCGAGGACGACGATCTGCACGGCACCGACGTCATGGGCACCTCGCTCGTGCTCGCCAAGGCCATCGAGAAGACCGGTTACGACGTCGTCATCGCCGGTATGGCCTCCACCGACGGCACCATGGGTGTCCTCCCGGCGATCCTCGCCGAGCGTCTGGGCGTCCCGCAGGTCACGCTGCTCTCCGAGGTCTCCATCGAGGACGGCGTCGTCAAGGGCCGTCGCGACGGTGACACCGCGTCCGAGCAGCTGGAGGCCTCGCTTCCGGCCGTCGTGTCGGTGACGGACCAGTCGGGCGAGGCCCGCTACCCGTCCTTCAAGGGCATCATGGCCGCCAAGAAGAAGCCGGTGGAGTCCCTGGACCTCGACGACCTCGAGATCGAGGCCGACGAGGTGGGCCTCGAGGGCGCCTGGACCGCGGTCGACTCCGCCGCCGAGCGCCCCGCGCGCACCGCGGGCACGATCGTCAAGGACGAGGGCGAGGGCGGCAAGCAGCTGGCCGAGTACCTCGCGAGCCAGAAGTTCATCTAG
- a CDS encoding electron transfer flavoprotein subunit alpha/FixB family protein, which produces MAEILVYVDHVDGAVRKPTLELLTLARRIGEPVAVALGNGAADTAAALAEHGAVKVLTADAPEFAEYLVVPKVDALQAAYEVVSPAAVLVPSSAEGKEIAARLAVRIGSGIITDAVDLEAGDEGPVATQSAFAASFTTKSRVSKGTPVITVKPNSAPVEAAPAAGTVEALTVSFGALATGTKVTARTPRESTGRPELTEAAIVVSGGRGVNGAENFAIIEALADSLGAAVGASRAAVDAGWYPHSNQVGQTGKSVSPQLYIASGISGAIQHRAGMQTSKTIVAINKDAEAPIFDLVDYGVVGDLFDVVPQLTEEVKTRKG; this is translated from the coding sequence ATGGCTGAGATTCTCGTCTACGTCGACCACGTCGACGGAGCCGTCCGCAAGCCCACCCTGGAGCTGCTGACCCTGGCCCGCCGCATCGGCGAGCCCGTCGCCGTCGCGCTGGGCAACGGCGCCGCCGACACCGCCGCCGCGCTCGCCGAGCACGGTGCGGTCAAGGTCCTCACCGCCGACGCCCCCGAGTTCGCCGAGTACCTCGTCGTCCCGAAGGTCGACGCGCTGCAGGCCGCGTACGAGGTGGTCTCCCCGGCCGCCGTGCTCGTCCCGTCCTCCGCCGAGGGCAAGGAGATCGCGGCCCGCCTCGCGGTCCGCATCGGCTCCGGCATCATCACCGACGCCGTCGACCTGGAGGCCGGTGACGAGGGCCCGGTCGCGACGCAGTCCGCGTTCGCCGCCTCCTTCACCACCAAGTCCCGTGTCTCCAAGGGCACCCCGGTCATCACGGTCAAGCCGAACTCGGCCCCCGTCGAGGCCGCCCCCGCCGCCGGCACCGTCGAGGCCCTCACGGTCTCCTTCGGCGCGCTGGCCACGGGCACCAAGGTCACCGCGCGCACCCCGCGCGAGTCGACCGGCCGTCCGGAGCTGACCGAGGCCGCGATCGTGGTCTCCGGTGGCCGTGGCGTCAACGGTGCCGAGAACTTCGCGATCATCGAGGCGCTCGCCGACTCCCTCGGTGCCGCCGTCGGCGCCTCGCGCGCCGCCGTGGACGCCGGCTGGTACCCGCACTCCAACCAGGTCGGCCAGACCGGCAAGTCGGTCTCGCCGCAGCTGTACATCGCCTCCGGCATCTCCGGTGCGATCCAGCACCGCGCGGGTATGCAGACCTCGAAGACCATCGTCGCGATCAACAAGGATGCCGAGGCCCCGATCTTCGACCTCGTCGACTACGGCGTCGTGGGCGACCTCTTCGACGTCGTCCCGCAGCTGACCGAGGAGGTCAAGACCCGCAAGGGCTGA
- a CDS encoding aldolase/citrate lyase family protein, whose protein sequence is MGQQEKVSTSLAGAVSEGISASLAAVDAELDRRYPGDPGTRQPVHTVYVPGNVFDAGTIRSWGDQALAALDQHAPDADSFAAVLGLSDDLAEDVYGRVRAKLEREPIEDLRVDFEDGYAGKDEDHDAARAARLISEAYEKGTAAPYMGIRMKCMEAAVRDRGIRTTDIFLTGLIENGGLPDGLVLTLPKVTYPEQVTAFVRLLEAFEKAHGLDAGRLGFEIQIETSQSILATDGTAAVARMIGAAEGRATGLHYGTFDYSACLGVSAAYQASDHPAADHAKAIMQVAAAGTGVRVSDGSTNVLPVGSTEHVHEAWRLHYGLTRRALARAYYQGWDMHPGHIPTRYAAVFAFYREGFEAAAKRLSAYANHAGGDVMDEPATAKALSSYLLRGIDCGALDTAEVDSLTGLTRADLDRFAAPRRGDLTATAQ, encoded by the coding sequence ATGGGTCAGCAGGAGAAGGTGTCGACGAGCCTCGCCGGAGCGGTCAGCGAGGGCATCAGCGCCTCCCTCGCAGCGGTGGACGCCGAGCTCGACCGGCGTTACCCCGGTGACCCGGGCACCCGCCAGCCCGTCCACACCGTCTACGTCCCCGGCAACGTCTTCGACGCCGGAACGATCCGCTCCTGGGGCGACCAGGCGCTCGCGGCCCTCGATCAGCACGCGCCGGACGCCGACTCCTTCGCCGCCGTCCTCGGTCTCTCCGACGACCTCGCCGAGGACGTCTACGGCCGCGTACGCGCCAAGCTGGAGCGCGAGCCCATCGAGGACCTCCGCGTCGACTTCGAGGACGGCTACGCGGGCAAGGACGAGGACCACGACGCCGCCCGCGCCGCCCGGCTGATCTCGGAGGCGTACGAGAAGGGCACGGCTGCCCCGTACATGGGCATCCGGATGAAGTGCATGGAGGCCGCCGTACGCGACCGCGGCATCCGCACCACCGACATCTTCCTCACCGGACTCATCGAGAACGGCGGCCTGCCCGACGGCCTCGTCCTCACCCTCCCGAAGGTCACCTACCCCGAGCAGGTCACCGCCTTCGTCCGCCTCCTCGAAGCCTTCGAGAAGGCCCACGGCCTGGACGCCGGCCGCCTGGGCTTCGAGATCCAGATCGAGACCAGCCAGTCCATCCTCGCCACCGACGGCACCGCCGCCGTCGCCCGTATGATCGGCGCCGCCGAGGGCCGCGCGACCGGACTGCACTACGGCACCTTCGACTACAGCGCCTGCCTGGGCGTCTCCGCCGCCTACCAGGCCAGCGACCACCCGGCCGCCGACCACGCCAAGGCGATCATGCAGGTCGCCGCCGCCGGCACGGGCGTACGGGTCTCCGACGGCTCCACCAACGTCCTCCCGGTCGGCTCCACCGAGCACGTCCACGAGGCCTGGCGCCTCCACTACGGCCTCACCCGCCGCGCCCTGGCCCGCGCCTACTACCAGGGCTGGGACATGCACCCGGGCCACATCCCCACCCGCTACGCCGCCGTCTTCGCCTTCTACCGCGAGGGCTTCGAGGCCGCCGCCAAGCGTCTCTCCGCCTACGCCAACCACGCGGGCGGCGACGTCATGGACGAGCCCGCCACCGCCAAGGCGCTCAGCTCCTACCTGCTCCGCGGCATCGACTGCGGCGCCCTCGACACCGCCGAGGTCGACTCCCTCACCGGCCTGACCCGCGCCGACCTCGACCGCTTCGCCGCCCCGCGCCGCGGCGACCTCACGGCCACGGCCCAGTAA